A single genomic interval of Portunus trituberculatus isolate SZX2019 chromosome 41, ASM1759143v1, whole genome shotgun sequence harbors:
- the LOC123517158 gene encoding 60S ribosomal protein L36-like isoform X2: MAPRYEMAVGLNKGHKVTKNTRKPKPSSRKGKNTKHNKFVRDLVREVMGFAPYEKRTIELLKVSKDKRALKFLKKRLGTHIRAKRKREEMQRVMGQQRKAAAAAAAAAAAAAAGHK, encoded by the exons ATGGCTCCTAGATATGAAATGGCCGTGGGCCTTAACAAAGGCCACAAAGTCACCAAGAACACACGCAAGCCCAAGCCCAGCTCACGCAAGGGG AAAAATACCAAACACAACAAGTTTGTGAGGGACCTTGTGCGAGAAGTCATGGGCTTTGCTCCTTATGAGAAACGTACCATTGAATTGTTGAAGGTTTCCAAGGACAAGAGGGCTCTCAAATTCCTCAAGAAGCGA CTTGGCACCCACATCCGTGCCAAGAGGAAGCGTGAGGAAATGCAGCGTGTCATGGGTCAACAGAGGaaggctgcagctgctgctgctgctgctgctgccgctgctgctgcaggacataagtaa
- the LOC123517158 gene encoding 60S ribosomal protein L36-like isoform X1 — translation MWPGRSAWCICYGLCLHAARGVCGDSSSSCDLALYIFPSKMAPRYEMAVGLNKGHKVTKNTRKPKPSSRKGKNTKHNKFVRDLVREVMGFAPYEKRTIELLKVSKDKRALKFLKKRLGTHIRAKRKREEMQRVMGQQRKAAAAAAAAAAAAAAGHK, via the exons ATGTGGCCTGGCAGGAGTGCCTGGTGTATATGTTATGGCCTGTGTTTACATGCGGCGCGTGGCGTGTGTggtgactcttcctcctcctgtgacctCGCGCTTTATATATTCCCAA GCAAGATGGCTCCTAGATATGAAATGGCCGTGGGCCTTAACAAAGGCCACAAAGTCACCAAGAACACACGCAAGCCCAAGCCCAGCTCACGCAAGGGG AAAAATACCAAACACAACAAGTTTGTGAGGGACCTTGTGCGAGAAGTCATGGGCTTTGCTCCTTATGAGAAACGTACCATTGAATTGTTGAAGGTTTCCAAGGACAAGAGGGCTCTCAAATTCCTCAAGAAGCGA CTTGGCACCCACATCCGTGCCAAGAGGAAGCGTGAGGAAATGCAGCGTGTCATGGGTCAACAGAGGaaggctgcagctgctgctgctgctgctgctgccgctgctgctgcaggacataagtaa